Proteins found in one Mustela lutreola isolate mMusLut2 chromosome 10, mMusLut2.pri, whole genome shotgun sequence genomic segment:
- the LIN28A gene encoding protein lin-28 homolog A has product MGSVSNQQFAGGCAKAPEEAQEDAARAAEEPQLLHGAGICKWFNVRMGFGFLSMTARAGVALDPPVDVFVHQSKLHMEGFRSLKEGEAVEFTFKKSAKGLESIRVTGPGGVFCIGSERRPKGKNMQKRRSKGDRCYNCGGLDHHAKECKLPPQPKKCHFCQSISHMVASCPLKAQQAPSSQGKPAYFREEEEEEIHSPALLPEAQN; this is encoded by the exons GTGGCTGCGCCAAGGCGCCGGAGGAGGCGCAGGAGGACGCCGCCCGGGCGGCCGAGGAGCCGCAGCTGCTGCACGGTGCCGGCATCTGTAAGTGGTTCAACGTGCGCATGGGGTTCGGCTTCCTGTCCATGACCGCCCGCGCAGGGGTCGCGCTTGACCCCCCGGTGGATGTCTTTGTGCACCAG AGCAAGCTGCACATGGAGGGCTTCCGGAGCCTGAAGGAGGGTGAGGCAGTGGAGTTCACCTTTAAGAAGTCTGCTAAGGGCCTAGAATCCATCAGGGTCACCGGCCCTGGTGGGGTGTTTTGTATTGGGAGTGAGAGGCGGCCCAAAGGGAAGAACATGCAGAAACGCAGATCAAAGGGAGACAG GTGCTACAACTGTGGAGGTCTAGACCACCATGCCAAGGAATGCAAGCTGCCACCCCAGCCTAAGAAGTGCCACTTCTGCCAAAGCATCAGCCATATGGTGGCCTCGTGTCCCCTGAAGGCCCAGCAGGCACCCAGCTCACAGGGAAAGCCTGCCTACTTtcgggaggaagaagaagaagagatccatagccctgccctgctcccagaGGCCCAGAATTGA